Proteins from one Streptomyces genisteinicus genomic window:
- a CDS encoding RtcB family protein: MSYVEMPGAKVPIRMWTDPGSVEDGAMQQLRNVATLPWIKGLAVMPDVHYGKGATVGSVIAMHGAVCPAAVGVDIGCGMSAVRTSLTAGDLPGDLSRLRSRIEQAIPVGRGMHREAVDPGRVFGLTTGGWDDFWSRFDHVADAVKFRRERAMQQMGSLGSGNHFIEFCLDETGAVWLMLHSGSRNIGKELAEHHIGVAQKLPHNQGLVDRDLAVFVAETPQMAAYRNDLFWAQEYAKYNRAVMMGLFQEVVRKEFRKARVTFDPVISCHHNYVAEERYDGMDLLVTRKGAIRAGSGDYGIIPGSMGTGSYIVKGLGNAASFNSASHGAGRRMSRNAAKRRFTTRDLEEQTRGVECRKDSGVVDEIPGAYKPIEQVIDQQRDLVEVVAKLKQLVCVKG; the protein is encoded by the coding sequence ATGTCGTATGTAGAGATGCCGGGTGCGAAGGTGCCGATCCGGATGTGGACCGACCCCGGGTCGGTCGAGGACGGGGCCATGCAGCAGCTGCGCAACGTGGCGACGCTGCCCTGGATCAAGGGCCTCGCCGTCATGCCGGACGTCCACTACGGCAAGGGCGCCACGGTCGGGTCGGTGATCGCGATGCACGGGGCGGTCTGCCCCGCGGCCGTCGGCGTCGACATCGGCTGCGGGATGTCGGCCGTCAGGACGTCGCTGACCGCGGGTGACCTGCCCGGCGACCTGTCGCGCCTGCGGTCCCGGATCGAGCAGGCCATTCCGGTCGGACGCGGGATGCACCGGGAAGCGGTCGACCCGGGCCGGGTCTTCGGGCTGACCACGGGTGGCTGGGACGACTTCTGGAGCCGGTTCGACCACGTGGCCGACGCCGTCAAGTTCCGCCGCGAGCGGGCGATGCAGCAGATGGGCTCGCTCGGCAGCGGCAACCACTTCATCGAGTTCTGCCTCGACGAGACGGGCGCCGTCTGGCTGATGCTGCACTCCGGGTCGCGCAACATCGGCAAGGAGCTGGCGGAGCACCACATCGGCGTCGCGCAGAAACTCCCGCACAACCAGGGCCTCGTCGACCGGGACCTCGCCGTCTTCGTCGCCGAGACGCCGCAGATGGCCGCCTACCGCAACGACCTCTTCTGGGCGCAGGAGTACGCGAAGTACAACCGCGCCGTGATGATGGGGCTGTTCCAGGAGGTCGTGCGCAAGGAGTTCCGCAAGGCCAGGGTCACCTTCGACCCCGTGATCTCCTGCCACCACAACTACGTGGCGGAGGAGCGGTACGACGGCATGGACCTGCTGGTCACGCGCAAGGGCGCGATCCGGGCCGGCTCCGGCGACTACGGCATCATCCCGGGGTCCATGGGGACGGGCTCGTACATCGTGAAGGGCCTCGGGAACGCGGCGTCCTTCAACTCCGCGTCCCACGGCGCCGGCCGCCGGATGAGCCGGAACGCGGCGAAGCGGCGCTTCACGACGAGGGACCTCGAGGAGCAGACCCGCGGGGTCGAGTGCCGCAAGGACTCGGGCGTGGTGGACGAGATCCCGGGCGCCTACAAGCCCATCGAGCAGGTGATCGACCAGCAGCGCGACCTCGTCGAGGTGGTCGCGAAGCTGAAGCAGCTGGTGTGCGTGAAGGGCTGA
- a CDS encoding GNAT family N-acetyltransferase, protein MATTAGATVRRLTADALPAAAGGLGALLADAVDDGASVGFLAPLTAERAAAWWSGLAPALADGTVTVWTAHLGERLVGTVQLRSGTSSNGTHRAEVAKLLVHRDARGRGTARMLLAAAEDFAHDAGRTLLMLDTQSGSAAERLYRSAGWTPVGSVPGYAADPSGVLRPTTFFHKTLSGPARQARPAPHGAGRAPAPPLPAPPGGRPA, encoded by the coding sequence ATGGCGACCACCGCGGGCGCCACCGTCCGGCGGCTGACCGCCGACGCCCTCCCCGCCGCGGCCGGCGGCCTCGGCGCCCTCCTTGCGGACGCCGTCGACGACGGGGCGTCCGTCGGGTTCCTCGCCCCGCTCACCGCCGAACGGGCGGCGGCATGGTGGTCCGGACTCGCTCCCGCCCTCGCCGACGGGACGGTCACGGTGTGGACCGCCCACCTCGGCGAACGCCTCGTCGGCACCGTGCAGCTGCGGTCCGGGACCTCCTCCAACGGAACCCACCGCGCGGAGGTGGCCAAGCTGCTCGTCCACCGTGACGCCCGGGGACGCGGCACGGCCCGCATGCTGCTGGCCGCGGCCGAGGACTTCGCGCACGACGCGGGCCGCACACTGCTGATGCTCGACACCCAGTCGGGCAGCGCCGCCGAGCGGCTGTACCGCTCGGCGGGCTGGACGCCGGTGGGCAGCGTTCCCGGCTACGCGGCGGACCCCTCCGGAGTCCTGCGTCCGACGACGTTCTTCCACAAGACCCTGAGCGGCCCCGCCCGGCAGGCCCGGCCGGCACCCCACGGCGCCGGCCGCGCACCCGCTCCCCCGCTTCCCGCTCCCCCCGGGGGTCGGCCCGCGTGA
- a CDS encoding SDR family NAD(P)-dependent oxidoreductase, producing MTTAGTPVAVVTGASSGIGAATARRLSAAGYHVVLTARRKDRIEAVAAGITAAGHQATAQALDVTDRAAVDAFAASLSRCDVLVNNAGGALGADPVATGDPADWRTMYEVNVIGTLHVTQALLPALTDSGDGTVVVLSSTAGLSTYEGGGGYVAAKHGEHVLAETLRLEIVGTPVRVIEVAPGMVKTDEFATTRFRGDTDKAAKVYAGVAEPLTADDVADTITWAVTRPPHVNIDLLVVRPRAQASNSKVHREL from the coding sequence ATGACCACCGCCGGAACGCCCGTCGCCGTCGTCACCGGAGCCAGCAGCGGCATCGGCGCGGCCACCGCCCGGCGCCTGTCCGCCGCCGGATACCACGTCGTGCTCACCGCCCGGCGCAAGGACCGCATCGAGGCCGTCGCCGCCGGGATCACCGCGGCCGGCCACCAGGCCACCGCCCAGGCGCTCGACGTCACGGACCGGGCGGCGGTCGACGCCTTCGCCGCCTCGCTGAGCCGCTGCGACGTCCTCGTCAACAACGCGGGCGGAGCCCTCGGCGCCGACCCCGTCGCCACCGGCGACCCCGCCGACTGGCGGACGATGTACGAGGTCAACGTCATCGGGACGCTCCACGTCACCCAGGCCCTGCTCCCGGCGCTCACCGACAGCGGCGACGGCACCGTCGTCGTGCTGTCCTCCACCGCGGGCCTGTCCACCTACGAGGGCGGCGGCGGCTACGTGGCGGCGAAGCACGGCGAGCACGTGCTCGCCGAGACCCTGCGCCTGGAGATCGTCGGCACTCCCGTCCGGGTGATCGAGGTGGCCCCCGGCATGGTGAAGACCGACGAGTTCGCCACCACCCGCTTCCGCGGCGACACCGACAAGGCGGCGAAGGTGTACGCCGGCGTGGCCGAGCCCCTCACCGCCGACGACGTGGCAGACACCATCACCTGGGCGGTCACCCGGCCCCCGCACGTCAACATCGACCTTCTCGTGGTCCGCCCGCGGGCGCAGGCGTCCAACTCCAAGGTCCACCGGGAGCTGTGA
- a CDS encoding FAD-dependent oxidoreductase, protein MNGITGSGTNSAADGRGSAGTPGDGTLRTDVVVVGAGPTGLLLAGDLAEAGVAVTLVERRPAGRSNLTRAFGVHARTLEALDARGLADELVATGTRLTTLSLFRRLALDLTALPSRFPFLLITPQYEVERLLERRARAAGVDFRHGTELTGLVQHPAASGQGAGTPGHPTVHAELRASDGTRTTLRARFLVGADGHRSPVRQSLGLPFPGASVINSIVLADVRLAEEPDQLLTVNGANDTFAFMAPFGDGWYRVMGWDRTRQADDSEPVDLDEVRDIARRALGSDFGMHDARWISRFHSDERQAPAYRVGQVFLAGDAAHVHSPAGGQGMNTGLQDAANLSWKLAAVIRGQAPDPEALLDSYESERHPVGRTVLRSSGAIVRLAMAHTPLQRAARSLAARFLNTVRPAASRAMGMISGVCIAYRAPRGAHPLTGRRAPDLKLAEGRLYELLRRGGFVLVEASDGGTATPPPAAGPVVRARWADGRRHPALLVRPDGYIAWAAGRGGSL, encoded by the coding sequence ATGAACGGCATCACCGGGTCAGGCACCAACAGCGCGGCGGACGGCCGGGGTTCCGCGGGCACACCGGGCGACGGCACCCTCCGCACGGATGTGGTCGTCGTCGGCGCGGGGCCCACCGGGCTGCTGCTCGCCGGAGACCTGGCCGAGGCCGGCGTCGCCGTCACGCTCGTCGAGCGCCGGCCCGCCGGCAGGAGCAACCTCACCCGGGCCTTCGGCGTGCACGCCCGCACACTGGAGGCACTCGACGCCCGGGGTCTCGCCGACGAACTCGTCGCCACGGGCACCCGGCTGACCACACTCAGCCTCTTCCGCCGCCTCGCCCTGGACCTCACCGCGCTGCCCTCCCGGTTCCCCTTCCTGCTGATCACTCCGCAGTACGAGGTGGAGCGCCTCCTGGAGCGCCGGGCCCGCGCGGCCGGCGTCGACTTCCGCCACGGCACCGAGCTGACGGGCCTCGTCCAGCACCCCGCCGCATCCGGCCAGGGGGCCGGCACCCCCGGCCACCCCACCGTCCATGCCGAGCTGCGCGCCTCCGACGGCACCCGCACCACCCTCCGGGCCCGCTTCCTCGTCGGCGCCGACGGCCACCGCAGCCCCGTCCGCCAGTCCCTCGGGCTGCCCTTCCCCGGCGCCTCCGTCATCAACTCCATCGTCCTCGCGGACGTACGCCTCGCCGAGGAGCCCGATCAACTCCTCACGGTCAACGGCGCGAACGACACCTTCGCCTTCATGGCCCCGTTCGGCGACGGCTGGTACCGCGTCATGGGCTGGGACCGCACCCGCCAGGCCGACGACAGCGAGCCGGTCGACCTCGACGAGGTCCGCGACATCGCCCGCCGCGCGCTGGGCAGCGACTTCGGCATGCACGACGCCCGCTGGATCTCCCGCTTCCACAGCGACGAACGCCAGGCGCCGGCCTACCGCGTGGGCCAGGTCTTCCTCGCGGGCGACGCCGCCCACGTCCACTCCCCCGCGGGCGGCCAGGGCATGAACACCGGCCTCCAGGACGCCGCCAACCTCTCGTGGAAGCTGGCCGCCGTCATACGCGGCCAGGCGCCCGACCCCGAAGCCCTGCTCGACTCCTACGAGTCGGAGCGCCACCCGGTGGGGCGCACGGTGCTGCGCAGCAGCGGCGCGATCGTGCGCCTGGCCATGGCGCACACCCCGCTCCAGCGCGCGGCACGCTCACTGGCGGCCCGGTTCCTGAACACGGTCCGCCCCGCCGCCTCCCGGGCGATGGGCATGATCTCCGGCGTCTGCATCGCCTACCGCGCACCGCGCGGCGCACACCCCCTCACCGGGCGGCGCGCCCCCGACCTGAAGCTGGCCGAAGGCCGGCTCTACGAACTGCTGCGCAGGGGCGGGTTCGTGCTCGTCGAGGCGTCCGACGGCGGCACCGCCACGCCGCCGCCCGCCGCCGGCCCCGTCGTACGGGCCCGCTGGGCCGACGGCCGGCGCCACCCGGCGCTGCTGGTCCGGCCCGACGGATACATCGCCTGGGCCGCCGGGCGCGGCGGGTCGCTGTGA
- a CDS encoding TetR family transcriptional regulator → MTTEAAGGPRRSDATRAAILEAARERFAADGYERATIRAIARDAGIDPSMVMRYYGNKEGLFAAASEFDLRLPGAGALPGKHAGAALVSHFLDRWEQDEVLTALLRAAMTNPVAAERARSIFRDQLGPVAAGLSPDPADAPRRAALVASQILGMAMARYVLCLPPAVDMEREEVVRWLAPTVQRYLTADAP, encoded by the coding sequence ATGACGACGGAAGCAGCCGGCGGCCCCCGCCGCTCCGATGCCACCAGGGCGGCGATCCTGGAAGCCGCGCGCGAGCGCTTCGCCGCGGACGGGTACGAGCGGGCGACGATCCGCGCCATAGCGCGTGACGCGGGCATCGACCCCTCGATGGTCATGCGGTACTACGGCAACAAGGAGGGCCTGTTCGCCGCGGCCTCCGAGTTCGACCTGCGGCTGCCCGGGGCCGGTGCGCTGCCGGGGAAGCACGCGGGGGCGGCGCTGGTCTCCCACTTCCTCGACCGGTGGGAGCAGGACGAGGTGCTGACCGCCCTCCTGCGGGCGGCGATGACCAACCCCGTGGCGGCGGAGCGCGCGCGGTCGATCTTCCGGGACCAGTTGGGGCCGGTCGCCGCCGGCCTCTCGCCCGACCCGGCGGACGCCCCGCGGCGTGCCGCGCTCGTCGCCTCGCAGATTCTCGGCATGGCGATGGCCCGCTACGTGCTGTGTCTGCCGCCCGCCGTGGACATGGAAAGGGAGGAGGTCGTCCGCTGGCTGGCCCCCACCGTGCAGCGCTATCTCACGGCGGACGCCCCCTGA
- a CDS encoding Mut7-C RNAse domain-containing protein, which yields MNGPEISFSAAPALHLFIPADRRRGPSTVVTDGSSTLGHVVESLGIPLTEAGSLLVDGSPVPVSHVPLAGEHVEVLAVERPQQVPGAPLRFLLDVHLGTLARRLRLLGVDAAYENEDIGDPALAALSAKERRVLLSRDRGLLRRREIWAGAYVYSDRPDEQLTDVLERFAPALVPWSRCTACNGPLREADKDSVQGVLEQGTQRSYDVFAQCTACDRVYWRGAHHARLEAIVESALLTAASAGPDDSPAGAGPGPGTAP from the coding sequence GTGAACGGACCGGAGATCTCCTTCAGCGCCGCCCCCGCACTGCACCTGTTCATCCCCGCGGACCGCCGCCGCGGACCCAGCACCGTGGTGACGGACGGCTCGTCGACGCTGGGCCACGTCGTCGAGTCCCTGGGCATCCCGCTGACGGAGGCGGGCAGCCTGCTGGTCGACGGCTCCCCGGTGCCGGTCTCCCACGTCCCGCTCGCGGGCGAACACGTGGAGGTGCTGGCCGTGGAACGTCCCCAGCAGGTGCCCGGCGCCCCGCTGCGCTTCCTCCTCGACGTCCACCTCGGCACACTCGCCCGCCGCCTGCGCCTGCTCGGCGTGGACGCCGCGTACGAGAACGAGGACATCGGCGACCCCGCTCTCGCCGCCCTCTCCGCGAAGGAGCGGCGAGTGCTGCTCTCGCGCGACCGGGGGCTGCTGCGCCGCCGCGAGATCTGGGCCGGCGCCTACGTCTACAGCGACCGGCCCGACGAGCAGCTCACCGACGTGCTGGAGCGCTTCGCTCCGGCGCTGGTGCCCTGGAGCAGGTGCACCGCGTGCAACGGCCCGCTGCGGGAGGCCGACAAGGACTCCGTGCAGGGCGTGCTCGAACAGGGGACGCAGCGCTCGTACGACGTCTTCGCCCAGTGCACGGCGTGCGACCGCGTCTACTGGCGGGGCGCCCACCATGCCCGCCTGGAGGCGATCGTCGAGTCGGCGCTCCTGACGGCAGCCTCAGCCGGCCCGGACGACTCCCCGGCCGGAGCCGGCCCGGGCCCCGGGACCGCTCCCTGA
- a CDS encoding phosphodiesterase, with product MLLAHISDLHLDGDARATDRAARTVAYLNSLTRQPDAVLVTGDIADHGAPEEYALAADLLSRLSSPYVTCPGNHDDRTAYREVLLGEAPGTASGENPVNRLHLVGGRALLMCDSTIPGEDAGLLGDETLDWLASTLDGLGDTPALPAFHHPPAVIHHPYLDSTNLTDADRLAEVLEGRTNVPAVLTGHAHTPAATTFAGRPLLIAPGVVSTVRLPWEPGDTLTDREAPPAVAFHILDGQDSRVMTHFRFVP from the coding sequence ATGCTCCTCGCCCACATCAGCGATCTGCACCTGGACGGCGACGCCCGTGCCACCGACCGCGCCGCCCGCACCGTGGCGTACCTCAACTCCCTCACCCGGCAGCCCGACGCCGTTCTGGTGACCGGCGACATAGCCGACCACGGCGCACCCGAGGAGTACGCGCTCGCGGCGGATCTGCTTTCCCGGCTGTCCTCCCCCTACGTCACGTGTCCCGGCAATCACGACGACCGCACCGCCTACCGCGAGGTCCTCCTCGGCGAGGCCCCCGGGACGGCATCCGGGGAGAACCCGGTGAACCGGCTCCACCTCGTCGGCGGCCGCGCACTCCTGATGTGCGACTCGACGATTCCGGGCGAGGACGCGGGGCTGCTCGGCGACGAGACCCTGGACTGGCTGGCGAGCACTCTCGACGGCTTGGGCGACACCCCGGCGCTGCCGGCCTTCCACCACCCGCCCGCAGTGATCCACCACCCCTACCTGGACTCGACCAACCTCACCGACGCGGACCGCCTGGCCGAGGTGCTGGAGGGCAGGACGAACGTCCCGGCCGTCCTCACCGGGCACGCCCACACCCCGGCGGCCACCACCTTCGCCGGGCGCCCGCTGCTCATCGCGCCCGGTGTCGTCTCGACGGTGCGCCTGCCGTGGGAACCCGGCGACACGCTCACCGACCGCGAGGCGCCTCCGGCCGTCGCCTTCCACATACTCGACGGACAGGACTCCCGGGTCATGACGCACTTCCGCTTCGTCCCGTGA
- a CDS encoding helix-turn-helix domain-containing protein, with protein MAAPRRDTRGIVEARELFSRVAFRRREPTPELRPFVEHYWLVDWDLPEPYATHVVPHPSVNMVFQHYGDAEPWGEVAGIGLKLFTQKLTGRGRVCGVQFRPGGFRPFAPGRPVSQWTGRRVPLGGTRSGAVPAGTTGAGSTGTRTTGAGSTGTRTTGAGTNGAEPPPSPLTEPADGVRAVVGPEDENARVAALDAYLLGLGPHPSAVDRALRAVAVVDRARTDRSIRRVAELASAEGVSARSLQRLFADEVGVGPKWVILRYRIHEALERAESGGEPDWASLAGELGYSDQAHLVRDFTATVGVPPTAYARPAAG; from the coding sequence ATGGCAGCGCCGCGGCGGGACACGCGAGGCATCGTCGAGGCGCGGGAGCTGTTCTCCCGCGTGGCGTTCCGCCGCCGCGAACCCACCCCGGAACTGCGCCCCTTCGTGGAGCACTACTGGCTCGTCGACTGGGACCTGCCCGAGCCGTACGCCACCCATGTGGTGCCGCACCCCTCGGTGAACATGGTCTTCCAGCACTACGGCGACGCGGAGCCCTGGGGAGAGGTCGCGGGCATCGGCCTGAAGCTGTTCACGCAGAAGCTGACGGGACGCGGCCGGGTGTGCGGCGTCCAGTTCCGGCCGGGCGGCTTCCGCCCGTTCGCTCCCGGCCGGCCGGTGTCGCAGTGGACGGGCCGGCGGGTGCCGCTGGGCGGGACGCGCTCCGGTGCGGTACCGGCGGGAACGACCGGCGCGGGAAGCACCGGGACGCGGACCACCGGCGCGGGAAGCACCGGAACGCGGACCACCGGCGCGGGAACGAACGGCGCGGAGCCCCCGCCCTCGCCCCTGACGGAGCCGGCGGACGGAGTCCGGGCCGTCGTCGGGCCTGAGGACGAGAACGCGCGGGTCGCCGCGCTGGACGCGTATCTGCTCGGCCTCGGGCCGCACCCCTCGGCCGTCGATCGCGCCCTGCGGGCCGTCGCCGTGGTCGACCGCGCCCGCACGGACCGGTCGATCCGGCGGGTGGCCGAACTGGCCTCGGCCGAGGGAGTGTCGGCGCGCTCGCTGCAACGCCTGTTCGCGGACGAGGTGGGCGTCGGCCCCAAGTGGGTCATCCTGCGCTACCGGATCCACGAGGCGCTGGAGCGCGCGGAGTCGGGCGGGGAACCCGACTGGGCCTCGCTCGCCGGTGAGCTCGGCTACAGCGATCAGGCCCATCTGGTCAGGGACTTCACCGCGACCGTAGGGGTACCGCCCACCGCCTACGCCCGGCCCGCCGCCGGTTGA
- a CDS encoding TIGR03086 family metal-binding protein, producing MTNTLSDLLERAAGRTVPVVCGITDDQLAGPTPCAEYDVRALVDHLFQVVVNFQRLAAKEDSDFGDGARFAGHGDWRTEFAAQTRALAEAWAVPGADEGETGAMSMPAALVGRMALGDLVVHAWDLARATGQEYAPDPGTVTEVRAAFGELAPTARTMGVFGTERELPAGDTPPSDFDRLLALTGRDPRWTRPAPERPAAGG from the coding sequence ATGACGAACACCCTGAGTGACCTGCTCGAAAGGGCCGCAGGACGGACGGTTCCGGTCGTGTGCGGCATCACCGACGACCAGCTGGCGGGCCCGACGCCGTGTGCCGAGTACGACGTGCGCGCCTTGGTCGACCACCTCTTCCAGGTCGTGGTCAACTTCCAGCGCCTGGCGGCCAAGGAGGACTCCGACTTCGGGGACGGGGCGCGTTTCGCCGGCCACGGCGACTGGCGGACCGAGTTCGCCGCGCAGACCCGCGCCCTGGCCGAGGCCTGGGCCGTACCTGGCGCGGACGAGGGCGAGACCGGCGCCATGAGCATGCCTGCCGCCCTGGTGGGGCGGATGGCCCTGGGAGACCTCGTCGTCCATGCCTGGGACCTGGCACGCGCCACGGGCCAGGAGTACGCCCCGGACCCGGGCACCGTGACCGAGGTGCGGGCCGCGTTCGGGGAACTCGCACCGACGGCACGGACGATGGGGGTGTTCGGTACGGAGCGGGAGCTTCCGGCCGGGGACACGCCTCCCTCCGACTTCGACCGGCTGCTGGCCCTCACCGGGCGGGACCCGCGGTGGACCCGTCCCGCACCGGAACGCCCCGCGGCCGGCGGGTGA
- a CDS encoding SpaA isopeptide-forming pilin-related protein, whose amino-acid sequence MNSLSRRLAALRTRALSTGAACAVLATVVPVLTIGPGAATAQAAPLPGGLGPCVPGACPDLFPGIGNGAFAGRDDGVNIFVGEDFLVRGRAAEAEGRVVVLDTFDQDKDPAGGANYNLGIAGVGSRVPPSVDTPFLTTGGDVTIAAGETLDTTGGLVEERGIVRYAGTLSGTITGEPDPDPDAVDPYAGLRDELTAASQCYARVDGQPRTPTGTAVNQGFQTLFTGDGTSALQVFNVDFDMVAAGGGQQGIVFAGIPDDATVLVNVFGADRVLNTYSGGIDDATDPLNAYRERLLWNYPDATDIALTGTGQFQGSFLMGEQSSQTTVSLPGINGRFFTTGSLTHTSSAGGGGGQEFHAYPFDGDLPDCGTPPPTTGQVRVVKTDAETGEPLAGAEFELWRETNGVAGLQTGGATPDTLVTECTTPASGLCSSTTTTGTYYWRETEAPDGYQLPDPNVFGPLELDSDNADSGVQVEAVNSRSPQPPTTGQVRVLKTDAESGEPLAGAEFELWRETNDVAGLQTTGTDPDTMVTTCTTPASGLCSSTTTTGTYYWRETEAPDGYRLPNPNVFGPLVLTAENASAGVQVEAENTELPQPSVVGQVRVVKTDAESGEPLAGAEFELWRETNGVTGLQTTGTDPDTMVTTCTTPASGVCSRLVLAGTFYWRETDAPDGYRLPDPNVFGPLVLTAENASAGVQVEAENTRTPEPPATGSLTLVKSDAKNGALLAGAVFELWRETNGVDGLQRTGTDPDTRADAGCATDTAGRCVFDDLPLGEYYLVETAVPEGYVLPDNPVTGPYEVTEENSGRGVTVELDNERGEPCKGKDCKPCEGKGCTADADRARGASRV is encoded by the coding sequence ATGAACTCCCTCTCCAGACGCCTCGCCGCGCTGCGCACGCGCGCCCTGTCCACCGGTGCCGCGTGCGCCGTGCTGGCCACCGTGGTGCCCGTGCTCACGATCGGCCCCGGCGCCGCCACGGCCCAGGCCGCACCGCTGCCCGGAGGACTCGGTCCCTGCGTGCCGGGCGCCTGCCCCGACCTGTTCCCCGGGATCGGCAACGGTGCGTTCGCGGGCCGGGACGACGGCGTCAACATCTTCGTGGGCGAGGACTTCCTCGTGCGCGGCCGTGCCGCGGAGGCCGAGGGCCGCGTCGTCGTGCTCGACACCTTCGACCAGGACAAGGACCCGGCGGGCGGCGCCAACTACAACCTCGGCATCGCCGGAGTCGGGTCCCGTGTGCCCCCGTCCGTCGACACGCCCTTCCTCACGACGGGCGGCGACGTCACCATCGCGGCGGGCGAGACGCTGGACACCACCGGCGGTCTGGTCGAGGAGCGCGGGATCGTCCGCTACGCGGGCACCCTCAGCGGAACGATCACCGGTGAGCCCGATCCCGACCCGGACGCCGTCGACCCCTACGCCGGACTGCGCGACGAGCTCACAGCGGCCAGCCAGTGCTACGCGCGGGTGGACGGACAGCCGCGCACGCCGACCGGCACCGCGGTCAACCAGGGCTTCCAGACCCTCTTCACGGGTGACGGGACGTCCGCCCTCCAGGTCTTCAACGTCGACTTCGACATGGTGGCGGCAGGCGGCGGACAGCAGGGCATCGTCTTCGCCGGGATCCCGGACGACGCGACCGTGCTCGTCAACGTCTTCGGCGCGGACCGGGTCCTGAACACGTACAGCGGCGGCATCGACGACGCCACCGACCCGCTCAACGCCTACCGCGAGCGGCTGCTGTGGAACTACCCCGACGCCACGGACATCGCTCTGACGGGCACCGGCCAGTTCCAGGGCAGCTTCCTCATGGGCGAGCAGTCCTCGCAGACCACGGTGAGCCTCCCGGGGATCAACGGACGCTTCTTCACGACCGGTTCGCTCACCCACACCAGTTCGGCCGGCGGCGGGGGCGGGCAGGAGTTCCACGCCTACCCGTTCGACGGCGACCTCCCCGACTGCGGCACCCCGCCGCCCACGACGGGCCAGGTGCGGGTGGTGAAGACCGACGCGGAGACGGGTGAGCCGCTGGCGGGCGCCGAGTTCGAGCTGTGGCGCGAGACGAACGGCGTCGCGGGCCTGCAGACCGGCGGGGCCACCCCCGACACGCTCGTCACCGAGTGCACGACGCCCGCTTCGGGCCTGTGCTCGTCCACCACGACGACGGGGACGTACTACTGGCGGGAGACCGAGGCCCCCGACGGCTACCAGCTGCCGGACCCGAACGTCTTCGGCCCGCTGGAGCTCGACAGCGACAACGCGGACAGCGGTGTCCAGGTCGAAGCGGTCAACAGCCGGTCGCCGCAGCCGCCCACGACGGGTCAGGTGCGGGTGCTGAAGACGGACGCCGAGTCGGGTGAGCCGCTGGCGGGCGCCGAGTTCGAGCTGTGGCGCGAGACGAACGATGTCGCGGGCCTCCAGACGACCGGCACGGACCCGGACACCATGGTGACCACCTGCACCACGCCCGCTTCGGGCCTGTGCTCGTCCACCACGACGACGGGGACGTACTACTGGCGGGAGACCGAGGCCCCCGACGGCTACCGGCTGCCGAACCCGAACGTCTTCGGCCCGCTGGTCCTGACCGCGGAGAACGCCTCCGCCGGTGTGCAGGTCGAGGCCGAGAACACGGAGCTGCCCCAGCCCTCGGTGGTGGGCCAGGTGCGCGTGGTGAAGACGGACGCCGAGTCGGGTGAGCCGCTGGCGGGCGCCGAGTTCGAGCTGTGGCGCGAGACCAACGGCGTCACGGGCCTCCAGACGACCGGCACGGACCCGGACACCATGGTCACGACCTGCACCACGCCCGCCTCCGGTGTCTGCTCCCGGCTGGTCCTGGCGGGCACGTTCTACTGGCGGGAGACCGACGCGCCCGACGGCTACCGGCTGCCGGACCCGAACGTCTTCGGCCCGCTGGTCCTGACCGCCGAGAACGCCTCCGCCGGTGTCCAGGTCGAGGCCGAGAACACCCGCACCCCCGAGCCCCCGGCCACGGGATCGCTCACCCTGGTGAAGTCGGACGCCAAGAACGGCGCTCTGCTGGCCGGGGCGGTCTTCGAGCTGTGGCGCGAGACGAACGGCGTCGACGGACTGCAGCGGACCGGCACCGACCCCGACACCCGCGCCGACGCGGGATGCGCCACCGACACCGCGGGCCGGTGCGTCTTCGACGACCTGCCGCTCGGTGAGTACTACCTCGTCGAGACCGCGGTGCCCGAGGGCTACGTCCTGCCGGACAACCCGGTCACCGGGCCGTACGAGGTGACCGAGGAGAACAGCGGCCGGGGCGTCACCGTCGAGCTCGACAACGAGCGCGGCGAACCCTGCAAGGGCAAGGACTGCAAGCCCTGCGAGGGCAAGGGCTGCACGGCGGACGCGGACCGCGCCCGCGGCGCCTCGCGCGTCTGA